One Candidatus Acidiferrales bacterium genomic region harbors:
- a CDS encoding PilN domain-containing protein: protein MIRINLLGQERPKTTGPTIPLESSLRLVLFAASILLACVVLYVMYHQKETELTGIQARIASLQAEQARLQQTKTEVETYEKEKTVLQQRINVIEALQAGRSGGQDLLQMVANTVSRSDQLWLTELERNGDSLNITGESASITAIANFITQMKRSGYFGQIEIKTATENDIVKGVQTYAFAMTANVNAAGKSGAGASTTPAAAARPGKS from the coding sequence ATGATTCGGATCAACCTCCTCGGTCAGGAAAGGCCGAAGACAACCGGGCCGACGATTCCGCTGGAGTCGTCGCTGCGACTGGTGCTGTTTGCAGCCTCCATATTGCTCGCCTGCGTGGTGCTCTATGTGATGTACCACCAAAAAGAAACCGAACTTACCGGTATTCAGGCGCGCATAGCGAGTCTGCAAGCGGAGCAAGCCAGACTACAACAGACCAAGACCGAAGTGGAAACCTACGAGAAGGAAAAAACGGTCCTGCAGCAGCGCATCAACGTGATTGAAGCGTTGCAGGCCGGGCGTTCCGGTGGCCAGGATTTATTGCAAATGGTCGCGAATACCGTTAGCCGATCCGACCAATTGTGGCTGACAGAACTTGAGCGCAACGGGGATTCTCTGAATATCACGGGCGAGTCTGCTTCAATCACAGCAATCGCGAACTTCATCACGCAGATGAAGCGGTCAGGGTATTTCGGTCAGATTGAAATCAAGACGGCGACCGAGAATGACATCGTCAAGGGCGTTCAGACATATGCGTTTGCGATGACGGCAAACGTGAACGCGGCCGGGAAATCGGGTGCGGGAGCTTCGACAACCCCTGCGGCAGCAGCACGGCCGGGGAAGAGCTAA
- the pilO gene encoding type 4a pilus biogenesis protein PilO: MATSFKEMAWPIQALVFLALAIVLVLAGLYMPFSPVQAERVAVDDANARLKPLDANVQSLRVYQQRRVELQGEMTALQKQLETLQAIVPENKEVDQFIIMVQTAASASGVMIRKIETQPVVSQQYHYAMPFKLTVDGPYFALLDFFTRLGRLSRIINVGDMKLSQVSQNGGASTQFRTTPGTTVTAQFTITTFFTNSTDGTASGSGSAAGGKAPSAPMAGNH, from the coding sequence ATGGCGACTTCTTTCAAGGAAATGGCGTGGCCAATTCAAGCTCTGGTGTTCTTGGCGCTGGCGATCGTGCTGGTCCTCGCCGGCTTATACATGCCGTTTTCGCCAGTGCAAGCGGAACGTGTGGCTGTGGACGATGCCAACGCAAGATTGAAACCTCTCGATGCGAATGTGCAATCGCTGCGCGTGTACCAACAGCGACGGGTTGAGTTGCAGGGAGAGATGACGGCACTGCAGAAACAACTGGAGACGCTGCAGGCAATTGTGCCTGAAAACAAAGAAGTCGATCAATTCATCATTATGGTGCAAACCGCAGCGAGCGCCTCAGGAGTCATGATCCGCAAGATCGAAACGCAACCGGTCGTGTCGCAGCAATACCATTACGCCATGCCGTTCAAGCTCACGGTTGACGGCCCCTATTTCGCTCTTCTTGATTTTTTCACGCGGCTTGGGCGCCTCTCTCGGATCATCAATGTGGGAGACATGAAGCTGTCCCAAGTGAGCCAGAACGGGGGCGCTTCCACACAATTTCGGACTACACCGGGCACGACAGTAACGGCTCAATTCACAATTACGACATTTTTCACAAACTCGACGGACGGTACGGCATCGGGTTCCGGCAGCGCAGCTGGCGGTAAGGCGCCGAGCGCACCGATGGCCGGGAATCACTAA